One window from the genome of Vidua chalybeata isolate OUT-0048 chromosome 3, bVidCha1 merged haplotype, whole genome shotgun sequence encodes:
- the URB2 gene encoding unhealthy ribosome biogenesis protein 2 homolog isoform X3, which translates to MAAIYSGIYLKLKSAKTSWEDKLKLARFAWISHQCVLPNKEQVLLDWVSQALVSNYNKKHELEDEVVEKLWAYLDNVIHSKRLQDLLKSGKTVGLSFSVAEIINKRLSEAYSEETQQNIGTVLSCSSGILSTPSLSIIYTAKCELLVDLLSKLSKLACQQLASDNAVGSQLFSVLQLTFAQYLLIQRQQTNPNRVFGRVTSHLLQPCLLLRHLLTVRSWTQADDNHVCQHLSKEIRSQIETLLQAGLFQPQLFSSYKEELLSEQEAQEKKKGALKTLLLPVNTVQTKLGSDLCEPALHGAVVAGSVSLLYKLFLDSYCKAENHLVCFHMLSRLFGCLRLSDLQEGGRSDTLFPVDWSMELLALEQLLNLVLSNDIYNVASDRIRHKEVQFGFYRKLAQMLLTHSQASIPAWFRCLKLLVSLNHLIVEPDLDDLLSSAWIDAEASEPRTKKPQETLINTIFQIYSKLRQFPRLFEEVLTVICWPAVELRPSVFSAGLTAKLRECLLELPPNQILDILCLFVEKCQTLIIPAVEGSIDMALKLMSVCSVLHAFLFNMRSLDDITPSPVVLRTQHLMANIQKGITQPLMELLQAPRREEEKSELWLRKASDAALLLLYTWVEVDTLFGVSCSKYVSPTAETAVTERAARHWGISAFLPGVKDQYWRRVMELTGSFASTSKYCLELLTLQKMKMMLMQTEVDLQALQHAAAFILESGRSTMSRGESELWDGDISVITELSYPTAHWHLVMSNLTILLPYISLKDVEYIANVLLETLMLAEAQEAAMDQEPSISIAKISLGLIHSSLLPEMRVLHCAFLTHLIHQFAMVLPTATRDSVDLPLQQLSVTNIPWHEEILASCKTVDPLEVSSENKVQKDELSLSWKTLEKVAQCIVLLAKNGCPVILKECQLQRCLGLLEIVSLLKLDSFLPSDCTRCFLVLLSLLVNTRASVSCCRLLLLKVLSTCLHLLRCLQAGRNSSSVLKVLHASDVLEAFMTSQLTACKFFTDVLTVPVWAQYVQEVQEFLENFLHMIIERRQSVKLNLEKFMSFLVSCRPDTGAAKSIDWKNWNPAAEQLLLTAFTTLCHVVTLHLQQLPEKKLHSVDVLCALLEPVVLQMVRTVEHGLQSNTPNQPLPVAFIPSVTTLLKADLSHPVKKDWQKEPGSNLQFLQLALQFLTVFCSVPELYPEKETAVMVVFAIKKLLSGPAITTQVIRSMEMELTEVLVQVLGNCSAEEFYAIMRLVLQGLEVRNIWQQKAKEVLSAVTLTKLLLSCPLSGDKGKAFWFASPQIITALALQTKEACQDQALISIIVIPILETVAALLRRGEGILVNPHHVSLAFSILLTVPLDHLKTEDYHGVFLGVHEVLFSIVQCHPKVLLKAAPSFLSSFHRLVASVMHEGRQKGDRGNMDEFEMILKCAHLVERMCTYIAAEMEDFTVFSAFIVAQYVTELQKVTLHPVVKTHLTEGIYHILDLCIERDIKFLSASLPAGVRQVFKDLYNDYNHYHKAKKQGEEKYTA; encoded by the exons ATGGCAGCGATCTACTCCGGGATTTACCTGAAGCTGAAAAGCGCCAAGACTTCTTGGGAGGACAAACTCAAACTAGCCCGGTTCGCGTGGATTTCTCACCAGTGCGTCCTGCCTAATAAGGAACAA GTTTTACTCGATTGGGTAAGCCAAGCATTAGTTTCCAACTACAACAAGAAACATGAACTGGAGGATGAAGTTGTTGAAAAACTCTGGGCGTATCTTGACAATGTTATCCATAGTAAAAGACTACAGGATCTCTTAAAGAGTGGGAAGACAGTTGGTCTCAGTTTTTCAGTTGCAGAG atCATAAACAAAAGGTTATCAGAGGCCTATTCTGAAGAAACACAGCAGAACATTGGcactgtgctgagctgctccagtggCATCCTTTCTACTCCCTCACTGTCCATCATTTACACAGCAAAGTGTGAGCTTTTGGTTGATCTCCTGAGCAAGTTGTCCAAGCTGGCATGTCAGCAGCTGGCTTCTGACAATGCTGTGGGCTCCCAGTTGTTCAGCGTCCTCCAGCTTACCTTTGCTCAGTATCTCCTGATCCAGAGGCAGcaaaccaacccaaaccgtGTGTTTGGGCGAGTGACAAGTCACTTGCTCCAGCCATGTTTGCTCTTGAGACACTTACTGACTGTGAGGAGCTGGACACAAGCAGATGATAACCATGTGTGTCAGCACCTGAGCAAAGAAATACGAAGCCAAATAGAGACTTTGCTGCAGGCTGGGTTATTTCAGCCTCAGCTTTTCTCATCCTACAAAGAAGAGCTGCTGTCAGAACAGGAGgctcaggagaaaaagaaaggagctTTGAAAACTCTTTTGCTACCAGTCAACACAGTGCAGACCAAGCTGGGCAGTGACTTGTGTGAACCTGCCCTCCATGGAGCGGTCGTGGCTGGTTCGGTGTCCCTTCTATATAAGCTCTTTCTGGACTCGTACTGTAAGGCAGAAAACCACCTTGTGTGTTTCCACATGCTCAGCAGGCTTTTTGGCTGTCTCAGGCTCTCTGACCTgcaagagggagggaggagtgATACGCTTTTCCCTGTGGACTGGAGCATGGAACTGCTTGCTTTGGAGCAGCTTCTGAACTTGGTGCTCAGCAATGATATCTATAATGTCGCCAGTGACCGTATCCGGCACAAGGAGGTGCAGTTTGGGTTTTACCGGAAGCTAGCACAGATGCTGCTGACACATTCCCAAGCTTCCATCCCTGCTTGGTTCAGGTGTCTCAAACTCCTGGTGTCATTAAACCACCTTATAGTAGAGCCGGACCTGGATGACTTGTTGTCATCAGCTTGGATTGATGCAGAGGCCTCTGAGCCACGTACAAAGAAGCCGCAGGAGACTCTCATCAACACCATATTCCAGATTTACTCCAAGTTGAGGCAGTTCCCACGGCTCTTTGAAGAGGTGCTGACAGTCATTTGCTGGCCAGCTGTTGAACTGAGGCCATCCGTCTTCTCTGCTGGCCTGACAGCAAAGCTTCGTGAGTGCCTTCTTGAACTGCCACCCAACCAGATTCTGGACATTCTGTGTCTCTTTGTGGAGAAATGTCAGACCCTTATCATTCCAGCTGTTGAAGGGTCAATTGACATGGCCTTGAAGCTGATGTCAGTGTGCTCGGTGCTGCATGCTTTTCTGTTCAACATGAGGAGCCTAGATGATATCACTCCTTCCCCTGTGGTGCTTCGTACCCAGCATTTGATGGCAAACATACAGAAGGGAATAACTCAGCcactgatggagctgctgcaggctcctaggagagaggaagaaaagtcaGAGCTTTGGCTAAGAAAGGCCAGTGATGCTGCTCTCCTCCTTCTTTACACTTGGGTTGAGGTAGACACTCTGTTTGGTGTTAGCTGCAGTAAATATGTGTCTCCAACAGCTGAAACTGCTGTTACTGAACGTGCTGCAAGGCACTGGggcatttcagcttttctgcctGGTGTGAAGGACCAGTATTGGAGGAGAGTTATGGAACTTACAGGTAGTTTTGCCTCCACTAGTAAATACTGCTTAGAGCTGCTCacacttcagaaaatgaagatgaTGTTAATGCAGACTGAAGTTGACCTACAGGCCTTGCAGCATGCTGCAGCTTTCATCCTGGAGTCTGGAAGATCCACTATGAGCAGAGGAGAATCTGAACTGTGGGATGGAGATATCAGTGTGATAACTGAACTTAGCTACCCCACAGCGCACTGGCACCTCGTCATGTCCAACCTGACCATCCTGTTGCCATATATATCCTTAAAAGATGTAGAGTACATTGCAAATGTGCTTCTAGAAACGTTGATGTTGGCTGAAGCTCAGGAAGCTGCCATGGACCAGGAGCCTTCCATCAGCATTGCGAAGATATCCCTTGGTTTGATTCACAGCTCTCTTCTACCAGAAATGAGGGTCCTGCACTGTGCTTTTCTGACCCATCTTATTCATCAATTTGCTATGGTGCTGCCCACTGCTACCAGGGATTCAGTAGatctgccactgcagcagctgtctgTGACTAATATTCCTTGGCATGAAGAAATTCTGGCTTCTTGCAAAACTGTTGACCCTTTGGAAGTATCATCAGAAAACAAAGTGCAGAAGGATGAGCTGAGCTTGTCTTGGAAAACACTGGAGAAAGTTGCCCAATGTATAGTATTGTTAGCAAAAAATGGCTGCCCTGTTATCCTGAAAGAATGTCAGCTACAAAGATGCCTGGGTTTGCTAGAAAttgtttctcttctgaaattagacagttttcttccctctgaCTGTACTCGGTGTTTTCTGGTGCTGCTATCCCTGCTAGTTAATACCAGGGCTAGTGTCTCTTGCTGCAGGTTGTTATTGCTGAAGGTTTTAAGTACTTGCCTACACCTCCTGAGGTGCCTGCAAGCTGGTAGGAACTCCAGCTCTGTTCTTAAGGTATTACATGCTAGTGATGTTCTTGAGGCTTTCATGACCTCCCAACTTACAGCTTGCAAATTCTTCACTGATGTCTTGACTGTTCCTGTTTGGGCACAGTATGTCCAGGAAGTCCAAGAGTTTTTGGAAAACTTTCTTCATATGATTATTGAAAGAAGACAAAGTGTGAAGCTCAACTTGGAAAAGTTCATGTCTTTCCTGGTGAGTTGCAGGCCAGACACAGGTGCAGCCAAAAGCATAGACTGGAAAAACTGGAATCCCGCAGCTGAGCAGTTGTTGCTCACAGCATTCACCACACTCTGTCATGTTGTCACActgcacctccagcagctgccagaaaaGAAGCTGCATTCTGTGgatgtgctgtgtgctctgttGGAACCAGTGGTTCTGCAGATGGTCAGAACTGTTGAACATGGTCTTCAGAGTAACACCCCAAACCAGCCTTTGCCTGTGGCATTCATACCGTCTGTCACTACTCTCCTCAAAGCAGATCTGAGCCATCCTGTCAAGAAGGACTGGCAGAAGGAGCCCG GGAGTAATCTGCAGTTCCTTCAGCTTGCGTTGCAGTTCCTGACTGTCTTCTGCTCCGTGCCAGAGCTGTATCctgaaaaagaaactgcagtCATGGTTGTTTTTGCTATAAAAAAACTTCTCTCTG GTCCTGCAATTACAACTCAGGTGATCCGAAGTATGGAGATGGAGCTGACCGAGGTGCTTGTCCAGGTTCTGGGAAACTGCTCTGCTGAGGAGTTTTATGCCATAAtgaggctggtgctgcagggactGGAAGTGAGGAATATTTGGCAGCAGAAGGCTAAA GAAGTATTGTCAGCTGTTACACTAACCAAATTGTTGCTCAGTTGCCCATTAAGTGGAGACAAAGGAAAAGCTTTCTGGTTTGCCAGCCCACAGATAATCACAGCTTTAGCT CTGCAAACCAAAGAGGCCTGTCAGGACCAGGCACTAATTTCCATCATAGTTATACCTATTCTAGAGACTgtagcagctctgctgaggcgGGGAGAAGGGATTCTTGTGAATCCACATCATGTTTCATTGGCATTCAGCATTCTTCTAACAGTCCCTCTGGATCACCTGAAGACAGAAGACTATCACGGTGTCTTCCTGGGGGTCCATGAAGTGCTCTTCTCTATTGTGCAGTGTCACCCAAAG GTGCTGTTGAAAGCAGCACCATCCTTTCTGAGCAGTTTCCATCGTCTGGTTGCTTCTGTCATGCATGAAGGACGTCAGAAAGGAGACAGAG GCAACATGGATGAATTTGAAATGATACTGAAATGTGCACACTTGGTGGAACGGATGTGTACTTATATTGCTGCAGAAATGGAGGACTtcactgtgttttctgctttcattgtGGCTCAGTATGTGACTGAATTGCAAAAG GTGACTTTGCACCCAGTTGTGAAGACACATCTCACAGAAGGAATATATCACATCCTTGACCTTTGCATTGAGCGGGACATCAAGTTCTTAAGTGCATCACTCCCAGCAGGTGTGAGGCAGGTCTTCAAGGATCTGTATAATGATTACAACCACTAccacaaagcaaaaaagcagGGGGAGGAAAAGTACACTGCATGA
- the URB2 gene encoding unhealthy ribosome biogenesis protein 2 homolog isoform X5, which yields MAAIYSGIYLKLKSAKTSWEDKLKLARFAWISHQCVLPNKEQVLLDWVSQALVSNYNKKHELEDEVVEKLWAYLDNVIHSKRLQDLLKSGKTVGLSFSVAEIINKRLSEAYSEETQQNIGTVLSCSSGILSTPSLSIIYTAKCELLVDLLSKLSKLACQQLASDNAVGSQLFSVLQLTFAQYLLIQRQQTNPNRVFGRVTSHLLQPCLLLRHLLTVRSWTQADDNHVCQHLSKEIRSQIETLLQAGLFQPQLFSSYKEELLSEQEAQEKKKGALKTLLLPVNTVQTKLGSDLCEPALHGAVVAGSVSLLYKLFLDSYCKAENHLVCFHMLSRLFGCLRLSDLQEGGRSDTLFPVDWSMELLALEQLLNLVLSNDIYNVASDRIRHKEVQFGFYRKLAQMLLTHSQASIPAWFRCLKLLVSLNHLIVEPDLDDLLSSAWIDAEASEPRTKKPQETLINTIFQIYSKLRQFPRLFEEVLTVICWPAVELRPSVFSAGLTAKLRECLLELPPNQILDILCLFVEKCQTLIIPAVEGSIDMALKLMSVCSVLHAFLFNMRSLDDITPSPVVLRTQHLMANIQKGITQPLMELLQAPRREEEKSELWLRKASDAALLLLYTWVEVDTLFGVSCSKYVSPTAETAVTERAARHWGISAFLPGVKDQYWRRVMELTGSFASTSKYCLELLTLQKMKMMLMQTEVDLQALQHAAAFILESGRSTMSRGESELWDGDISVITELSYPTAHWHLVMSNLTILLPYISLKDVEYIANVLLETLMLAEAQEAAMDQEPSISIAKISLGLIHSSLLPEMRVLHCAFLTHLIHQFAMVLPTATRDSVDLPLQQLSVTNIPWHEEILASCKTVDPLEVSSENKVQKDELSLSWKTLEKVAQCIVLLAKNGCPVILKECQLQRCLGLLEIVSLLKLDSFLPSDCTRCFLVLLSLLVNTRASVSCCRLLLLKVLSTCLHLLRCLQAGRNSSSVLKVLHASDVLEAFMTSQLTACKFFTDVLTVPVWAQYVQEVQEFLENFLHMIIERRQSVKLNLEKFMSFLVSCRPDTGAAKSIDWKNWNPAAEQLLLTAFTTLCHVVTLHLQQLPEKKLHSVDVLCALLEPVVLQMVRTVEHGLQSNTPNQPLPVAFIPSVTTLLKADLSHPVKKDWQKEPGGFLKWPRIKLYQEFYSQILKELSSAGSNLQFLQLALQFLTVFCSVPELYPEKETAVMVVFAIKKLLSGPAITTQVIRSMEMELTEVLVQVLGNCSAEEFYAIMRLVLQGLEVRNIWQQKAKEVLSAVTLTKLLLSCPLSGDKGKAFWFASPQIITALAVLLKAAPSFLSSFHRLVASVMHEGRQKGDRGNMDEFEMILKCAHLVERMCTYIAAEMEDFTVFSAFIVAQYVTELQKVTLHPVVKTHLTEGIYHILDLCIERDIKFLSASLPAGVRQVFKDLYNDYNHYHKAKKQGEEKYTA from the exons ATGGCAGCGATCTACTCCGGGATTTACCTGAAGCTGAAAAGCGCCAAGACTTCTTGGGAGGACAAACTCAAACTAGCCCGGTTCGCGTGGATTTCTCACCAGTGCGTCCTGCCTAATAAGGAACAA GTTTTACTCGATTGGGTAAGCCAAGCATTAGTTTCCAACTACAACAAGAAACATGAACTGGAGGATGAAGTTGTTGAAAAACTCTGGGCGTATCTTGACAATGTTATCCATAGTAAAAGACTACAGGATCTCTTAAAGAGTGGGAAGACAGTTGGTCTCAGTTTTTCAGTTGCAGAG atCATAAACAAAAGGTTATCAGAGGCCTATTCTGAAGAAACACAGCAGAACATTGGcactgtgctgagctgctccagtggCATCCTTTCTACTCCCTCACTGTCCATCATTTACACAGCAAAGTGTGAGCTTTTGGTTGATCTCCTGAGCAAGTTGTCCAAGCTGGCATGTCAGCAGCTGGCTTCTGACAATGCTGTGGGCTCCCAGTTGTTCAGCGTCCTCCAGCTTACCTTTGCTCAGTATCTCCTGATCCAGAGGCAGcaaaccaacccaaaccgtGTGTTTGGGCGAGTGACAAGTCACTTGCTCCAGCCATGTTTGCTCTTGAGACACTTACTGACTGTGAGGAGCTGGACACAAGCAGATGATAACCATGTGTGTCAGCACCTGAGCAAAGAAATACGAAGCCAAATAGAGACTTTGCTGCAGGCTGGGTTATTTCAGCCTCAGCTTTTCTCATCCTACAAAGAAGAGCTGCTGTCAGAACAGGAGgctcaggagaaaaagaaaggagctTTGAAAACTCTTTTGCTACCAGTCAACACAGTGCAGACCAAGCTGGGCAGTGACTTGTGTGAACCTGCCCTCCATGGAGCGGTCGTGGCTGGTTCGGTGTCCCTTCTATATAAGCTCTTTCTGGACTCGTACTGTAAGGCAGAAAACCACCTTGTGTGTTTCCACATGCTCAGCAGGCTTTTTGGCTGTCTCAGGCTCTCTGACCTgcaagagggagggaggagtgATACGCTTTTCCCTGTGGACTGGAGCATGGAACTGCTTGCTTTGGAGCAGCTTCTGAACTTGGTGCTCAGCAATGATATCTATAATGTCGCCAGTGACCGTATCCGGCACAAGGAGGTGCAGTTTGGGTTTTACCGGAAGCTAGCACAGATGCTGCTGACACATTCCCAAGCTTCCATCCCTGCTTGGTTCAGGTGTCTCAAACTCCTGGTGTCATTAAACCACCTTATAGTAGAGCCGGACCTGGATGACTTGTTGTCATCAGCTTGGATTGATGCAGAGGCCTCTGAGCCACGTACAAAGAAGCCGCAGGAGACTCTCATCAACACCATATTCCAGATTTACTCCAAGTTGAGGCAGTTCCCACGGCTCTTTGAAGAGGTGCTGACAGTCATTTGCTGGCCAGCTGTTGAACTGAGGCCATCCGTCTTCTCTGCTGGCCTGACAGCAAAGCTTCGTGAGTGCCTTCTTGAACTGCCACCCAACCAGATTCTGGACATTCTGTGTCTCTTTGTGGAGAAATGTCAGACCCTTATCATTCCAGCTGTTGAAGGGTCAATTGACATGGCCTTGAAGCTGATGTCAGTGTGCTCGGTGCTGCATGCTTTTCTGTTCAACATGAGGAGCCTAGATGATATCACTCCTTCCCCTGTGGTGCTTCGTACCCAGCATTTGATGGCAAACATACAGAAGGGAATAACTCAGCcactgatggagctgctgcaggctcctaggagagaggaagaaaagtcaGAGCTTTGGCTAAGAAAGGCCAGTGATGCTGCTCTCCTCCTTCTTTACACTTGGGTTGAGGTAGACACTCTGTTTGGTGTTAGCTGCAGTAAATATGTGTCTCCAACAGCTGAAACTGCTGTTACTGAACGTGCTGCAAGGCACTGGggcatttcagcttttctgcctGGTGTGAAGGACCAGTATTGGAGGAGAGTTATGGAACTTACAGGTAGTTTTGCCTCCACTAGTAAATACTGCTTAGAGCTGCTCacacttcagaaaatgaagatgaTGTTAATGCAGACTGAAGTTGACCTACAGGCCTTGCAGCATGCTGCAGCTTTCATCCTGGAGTCTGGAAGATCCACTATGAGCAGAGGAGAATCTGAACTGTGGGATGGAGATATCAGTGTGATAACTGAACTTAGCTACCCCACAGCGCACTGGCACCTCGTCATGTCCAACCTGACCATCCTGTTGCCATATATATCCTTAAAAGATGTAGAGTACATTGCAAATGTGCTTCTAGAAACGTTGATGTTGGCTGAAGCTCAGGAAGCTGCCATGGACCAGGAGCCTTCCATCAGCATTGCGAAGATATCCCTTGGTTTGATTCACAGCTCTCTTCTACCAGAAATGAGGGTCCTGCACTGTGCTTTTCTGACCCATCTTATTCATCAATTTGCTATGGTGCTGCCCACTGCTACCAGGGATTCAGTAGatctgccactgcagcagctgtctgTGACTAATATTCCTTGGCATGAAGAAATTCTGGCTTCTTGCAAAACTGTTGACCCTTTGGAAGTATCATCAGAAAACAAAGTGCAGAAGGATGAGCTGAGCTTGTCTTGGAAAACACTGGAGAAAGTTGCCCAATGTATAGTATTGTTAGCAAAAAATGGCTGCCCTGTTATCCTGAAAGAATGTCAGCTACAAAGATGCCTGGGTTTGCTAGAAAttgtttctcttctgaaattagacagttttcttccctctgaCTGTACTCGGTGTTTTCTGGTGCTGCTATCCCTGCTAGTTAATACCAGGGCTAGTGTCTCTTGCTGCAGGTTGTTATTGCTGAAGGTTTTAAGTACTTGCCTACACCTCCTGAGGTGCCTGCAAGCTGGTAGGAACTCCAGCTCTGTTCTTAAGGTATTACATGCTAGTGATGTTCTTGAGGCTTTCATGACCTCCCAACTTACAGCTTGCAAATTCTTCACTGATGTCTTGACTGTTCCTGTTTGGGCACAGTATGTCCAGGAAGTCCAAGAGTTTTTGGAAAACTTTCTTCATATGATTATTGAAAGAAGACAAAGTGTGAAGCTCAACTTGGAAAAGTTCATGTCTTTCCTGGTGAGTTGCAGGCCAGACACAGGTGCAGCCAAAAGCATAGACTGGAAAAACTGGAATCCCGCAGCTGAGCAGTTGTTGCTCACAGCATTCACCACACTCTGTCATGTTGTCACActgcacctccagcagctgccagaaaaGAAGCTGCATTCTGTGgatgtgctgtgtgctctgttGGAACCAGTGGTTCTGCAGATGGTCAGAACTGTTGAACATGGTCTTCAGAGTAACACCCCAAACCAGCCTTTGCCTGTGGCATTCATACCGTCTGTCACTACTCTCCTCAAAGCAGATCTGAGCCATCCTGTCAAGAAGGACTGGCAGAAGGAGCCCGGTGGGTTTTTGAAGTGGCCCCGTATTAAACTGTACCAAGAGTTTTACTCTCAGATACTGAAAGAGCTGTCCTCTGCAGGGAGTAATCTGCAGTTCCTTCAGCTTGCGTTGCAGTTCCTGACTGTCTTCTGCTCCGTGCCAGAGCTGTATCctgaaaaagaaactgcagtCATGGTTGTTTTTGCTATAAAAAAACTTCTCTCTG GTCCTGCAATTACAACTCAGGTGATCCGAAGTATGGAGATGGAGCTGACCGAGGTGCTTGTCCAGGTTCTGGGAAACTGCTCTGCTGAGGAGTTTTATGCCATAAtgaggctggtgctgcagggactGGAAGTGAGGAATATTTGGCAGCAGAAGGCTAAA GAAGTATTGTCAGCTGTTACACTAACCAAATTGTTGCTCAGTTGCCCATTAAGTGGAGACAAAGGAAAAGCTTTCTGGTTTGCCAGCCCACAGATAATCACAGCTTTAGCT GTGCTGTTGAAAGCAGCACCATCCTTTCTGAGCAGTTTCCATCGTCTGGTTGCTTCTGTCATGCATGAAGGACGTCAGAAAGGAGACAGAG GCAACATGGATGAATTTGAAATGATACTGAAATGTGCACACTTGGTGGAACGGATGTGTACTTATATTGCTGCAGAAATGGAGGACTtcactgtgttttctgctttcattgtGGCTCAGTATGTGACTGAATTGCAAAAG GTGACTTTGCACCCAGTTGTGAAGACACATCTCACAGAAGGAATATATCACATCCTTGACCTTTGCATTGAGCGGGACATCAAGTTCTTAAGTGCATCACTCCCAGCAGGTGTGAGGCAGGTCTTCAAGGATCTGTATAATGATTACAACCACTAccacaaagcaaaaaagcagGGGGAGGAAAAGTACACTGCATGA